ATTTAACAACTTCATACTTACTTGAATTTGTGCTAGCACTTCTTCTAATGCTATGTTATTTATATATGACAGATCTTTTGATAGGAATAATTGAGTTTCTAGTTCATACAAAGAACCTCTAGCTATATATAAAAAATGTATCGTCTCTTTATCAGTTTGCCTACCACAACCTTCAGCAATATTAGACGGAATTGATATAGCACTTCTTCTTATTTGACTAGTTAACCCATATACTTCTTCTGCAGGAAAGTCTTTACTTAACGTATATACTTGACTAACTAACGCTCTAGATTTTATCCACACTTCTAAATCTGTATATTTTTTCATCTTGTTTATATTAAAACAAACAGCTAGCTACTTACAACAGACAACTGTATTTGTCTTGGTTTATATTTTTCTGCAACCTCAACTATTCCTTTAATATGTGCTGGAGTTGTTCCACAGCAACCTCCGATTATATTTATAATTCCGTCTTTTAAATATCCTTCAATCAATGCTTTCATTTCTTCTGGAGTTTGATCGTATTCTCCAAAAGCATTTGGTAAACCTGCATTTGGATACGCAGATGTGTAAAAATTCGTATTGTTTGATAATCTTTTTAAATAAGGTTGTAATTGTTCTGCTCCTAAAGCACAATTAAATCCTACACTTAACAATGGAATATGTGACATCGATATTAGAAATGCTTCTACTGTTTGTCCAGAAAGTGTTCTTCCACTTGCATCTGTAATTGTTCCAGAAACCATAATAGGTAACTCAATGTTTCTTTCTTCTTTTACTTCATCTATTGCAAAAAGCGCTGCTTTAGCATTTAAAGTATCAAAGATGGTTTCTACCAATACCATATCTACACCACCATCTACTAAACCTTCTACCTGTTCTTTGTATGCCTTTCTTAAATTGTCGAAAGTAATTGCTCGATATTCTGGCTTGTTTACATCTGGAGATAAACTTGCCGTTTTATTAGTTGGGCCTAAAGCACCAGCGACAAAACGAGGTTTATCTGGAGTTTTTGCTGTATATTCTTCTGCTGCGGCTTTTGCCAATTTTGCAGATTGATAATTTAACTGATATGCTAAATGTTCTAATTTATAATCTTCCATAGCTATAGAAGTTGCAGAAAATGTATTTGTTTCAATAATATCTGCTCCTACTGCTAAATACTTTCTATGAATTTCAGCTATGGCGTGAGGTTGAGTAATTGACAATAAATCGTTATTCCCTTTTAATGGTAAAGCATGATCTTTAAATTGTTCTCCTCTAAAATCTTCTTCTGTAAATTTATATTCTTGAATCATGGTTCCCATAGCACCATCTAACACAAGAATTCTCTTTGCTATTTCTGAATGAATCGTACTCATTACACTATATTTCTTTACTTGTAAATCTCTTTTTTAAATTGTCTTGGTTTGTATTGCGCTGCAACTTCTGCTATTCGCTTTATGTATGCCGGAGTTGTACCACAGCAACCACCTATAATATTTACTACTCCGTCTTTAAAATACGGTTCTAATAAATCTCTCATTTCCTCTGGAGTTTGATCGTATTCTCCGAATGCATTTGGTAAACCTGCATTTGGATATGCAGAGGTGTAAAAGTTAGTTTTATCTGATAATCTCTTTAAATAAGGAAGTAATTGTTCTGCTCCTAAAGCACAATTGAATCCAATACTTAATAATGGAATATGAGACATTGAAATTAAAAACGCTTCTACTGTTTGTCCCGATAAAGTTCTACCACTTGCATCTGTAATTGTTCCAGAAATCATGATCGGAATTTGTGTTTTACGTTCTTCTCGTACTTCATCTATTGCAAATAATGCCGCTTTTGCATTTAAAGTATCAAATATGGTTTCAACTAATAAAATATCTGCTCCACCATCTAATAAAGCTTCAGCTTGTTCTTTATATGCTTTTCTTAATTGATCGTATGTAATTGCTCTATATTCTGGTCTATTCACATCTGGTGATAAACTAGCAGTACGATTAGTTGGACCCATAGCTCCAGCTACAAAACGAGGTTTATCTGGAGTTTTAGCTGTATACTCATCAGCGACTTCTCTAGCTAGTTTAGCCGACTCGTAATTTATTTCATATGTAATTTCTTCAAGATCGTAATCTTCCATGGCTATTGTAGTTCCTGAAAACGTATTTGTTCCTAAAATATCAGCTCCTACATCTAAATATTTTCTATGAATTTCTTTTATCGCATGAGATTGTGTTAGCGATAACAAGTCGTTATTACCTTTTAAAAGTATATGATGATCTTTGAATCTTTCGCCTCTATAATCTTCTTCAGTGAATTTATATTCCTGAATCATAGTTCCCATCGCACCGTCGAGTACAAGGATTCGTTTTTCTATTTCTGAGTAAATGTTGTGTGACATTCCTGATATTTATTTGGTAAGTTATCAGGAAAAGAAGAAGTATTCTTTGGGTTATCTCTCCACAATATTTTAAATATTGAAGTAGAATTTAGCACCTTCTTTGTTTACACAAAGGGTTGCTAAGGCTTCAAAGGGTCTATTCCCTCCACCTTTCTTAATAACTATAAAATGTTTATGAACTGAATTACAAATTTATTAGTTTATTTTTTACTATACAAAGAATTAGTTTTAAAAAACTACAACGTAATAGCTTAAAAAGCCTTTT
This genomic stretch from Tenacibaculum jejuense harbors:
- a CDS encoding homocysteine S-methyltransferase family protein is translated as MSTIHSEIAKRILVLDGAMGTMIQEYKFTEEDFRGEQFKDHALPLKGNNDLLSITQPHAIAEIHRKYLAVGADIIETNTFSATSIAMEDYKLEHLAYQLNYQSAKLAKAAAEEYTAKTPDKPRFVAGALGPTNKTASLSPDVNKPEYRAITFDNLRKAYKEQVEGLVDGGVDMVLVETIFDTLNAKAALFAIDEVKEERNIELPIMVSGTITDASGRTLSGQTVEAFLISMSHIPLLSVGFNCALGAEQLQPYLKRLSNNTNFYTSAYPNAGLPNAFGEYDQTPEEMKALIEGYLKDGIINIIGGCCGTTPAHIKGIVEVAEKYKPRQIQLSVVSS
- a CDS encoding homocysteine S-methyltransferase family protein, coding for MSHNIYSEIEKRILVLDGAMGTMIQEYKFTEEDYRGERFKDHHILLKGNNDLLSLTQSHAIKEIHRKYLDVGADILGTNTFSGTTIAMEDYDLEEITYEINYESAKLAREVADEYTAKTPDKPRFVAGAMGPTNRTASLSPDVNRPEYRAITYDQLRKAYKEQAEALLDGGADILLVETIFDTLNAKAALFAIDEVREERKTQIPIMISGTITDASGRTLSGQTVEAFLISMSHIPLLSIGFNCALGAEQLLPYLKRLSDKTNFYTSAYPNAGLPNAFGEYDQTPEEMRDLLEPYFKDGVVNIIGGCCGTTPAYIKRIAEVAAQYKPRQFKKEIYK
- a CDS encoding four helix bundle protein, which produces MKKYTDLEVWIKSRALVSQVYTLSKDFPAEEVYGLTSQIRRSAISIPSNIAEGCGRQTDKETIHFLYIARGSLYELETQLFLSKDLSYINNIALEEVLAQIQVSMKLLNGFINYYKSKS